The genomic segment CAGGGTGCCTGGGATGCCACACATGGTGTCCCTAGGGTGCTGTGTCCATGGGTCCTgtgggtgccatgcccaagggACCTATGAGTGCCCCGagggtccctgggggtgctggggacactcTGGCTGGCAGCAGGGTTGCAGCGGGGGGGACACTAGCATGGCTGCTTCCACGGGCAGTGCCCAGCACCCCTGAGATTGACCTGGCGGAGTCGCTGGTGGCCGATAACTGTGTGACGCTGGCCTGGAGGATGCCTGACGAGGACAGCAAGATCGACCATTACGTGCTGGAGTACCGCAGGACCAACTTCGAGGGGCCACCCCGCGCCAAGGAGGACCAGCCCTGGATGGTGGTTGAGGGCATCAAGACCACTGAGTACACCCTCTCTGGTGAGGGCACAGGGGCAAAAGTAGCCCCAAATGTGCCAGGCTGGGAGCGGGCACTGCGGGTGGCTAGGGTCTGGGGCTGTCCCAGGGGGCTGGGTGGCAGTGCCAGGCTTtgcaggggacatgggggtcaCGGTGCCCTCCCTGTGCCCTGCTTTGTGACCCTGCTGTGCCCACAGGGCTGAAGTTTGACATGAAGTACATGAATTTTCGGGTACGGGCATGTAACAAGGCTGTAGCGGGCGAGTTCTCCGAGCCAGTCACTTTGGAAACAAAAGGTGGGTACCAGCAGTGGCAGGGCACCTGTCACCCCCCGTGCCACTCCACGCTGCCCCTTCCCAAGCATGCCAGCAGGTCCGTGACCCCTTGGTGCCAGGTGGGGCTaggtgggtggggggggacgcGCTGATGGTGGCTGTCCCCAGCGTTCATGTTTCGGCTGGACGCCAGCACGTGCCACCAGAACCTGCGGGTGGAGGAGCTCAGCGTGGAGTGGGACGCCACAGGCGGCAAGGTGCAGGACGTCAAGGCACGCGAGAAGGATGGCAAGGGCAGGACAGCCTCGCCCGCCAACTCACCTGCCAGGTAGGGTCACCCCCTCCTTGTCACCCCAGCATTGTCCCCACTCCCTGGGTCATGCCAACCCAGTCCTCCTTGCTGGTGTCCGTCTGTCCTAGGGTGGTGCAGTCGCCCAAGAGGATGCCCTCAGGGCGCGGGGGCAGAGATCGCTTCACCGCTGAGTCCTACACGGTTCTGGGTGAGATCTGGGGGCACCAACTTGGGTGCCGGTGGGGGACCCTGCATCATGAGGGGATGGAGACACGGAGGAGAGAGGGTGGCTCTGAGGGCACAGGAGGTGATGTAGGGGGGCACGGGGCACCCAGAAGGACctggcggggatggggacaggatggggcaACCCATGGGTGCCCCAGGGAGAGCCGTGCCCTGTGCCTGCAGGTGACACACTGATTGATGGGGACGACCACTACTGGGAGGTGCGGTACGACCGGGACAGCAAAGCTTTTGGCGTGGGGGTGGCATATCGCAGCCTGGGCAAATTCGACCAGCTGGGCAAGACTTCGGCCTCCTGGTGCCTCCACCTCAACAACTGGCTGCAGGTCAGCTTCAGCGCCAAGCACGCCAACAAGGCCAAGGTGCTGGACGTGCCTGTGCCCGACTGCATCGGCGTCTACTGCAACTTCCATGAAGGTGGGtgagggatggggtggggatggggcagTGTTGGGGGTGGACGCAGGGTCTGCCACCACCATGGAGACCACCACCACCGTGGACATCAGCACGTCCAGTGTGGGCACTCCCACCACCACAGGCACCAGCATGTCCAGCATGGGCACTGGCACCAGCATGGGCATCAGCATGGGCACCAGCATGTCCAGCATGGGCACCATCACCACCATGGGAACTGGCATGTCCACCATGGTCATTGCCACCACCATAGACACTGTGCTGGGGGTCTGCAAGCTCTGTACCCACCTgtgacccccccacacacctcccCCATGTGCCCACAGGTTTCTTGTCCTTCTACAACGCCAGGACCAAGCAGCTGCTCCACACCTTCAAGGCCAAGTTCACACAGCCAGTGCTGCCTGCCTTCATGGTAAGGGGCAGGCAGGGCTAGGCACCACCTCCatggctgctggtggtggggttcAGCCCCCCCATACCTGTGCCAGCCCCGTCCCCCCCAGCCATGCTCCTGTGCCCGCAGGTCTGGTGCGGCAGCTTCCACGTCTCTTCAGGCTTGCAGGTGCCCAGCACGGTGAAATGCCTCCAGAAACGCAacagcacagccagcagctccaacGCCAGCCTGCCCTAGAGCTGTTGTTCCCATCCCCCAGCGGGCACACCCCCCCAGGCAAGAGCACTGAATGTACCCCTACCACCTCCCCAAAACTCCATCCCCACCCATGTGCtgtgctggcagggctgtgccagcccccAGAGCTGGGGTGCACCCATGGCCCTGCCAGCTGATCCCCCACCACCACTCTGTGCCGCCCCCCCTATCGCTGGCAGCGGGCTGggcacatttccccccccccacccctcatcGAGAGCTGCTTCTGGCCTGAAGAATAAATTGGGATGTAGGTGTGACGTGGCCATGGATGGGGCATGGGGCACTGGGTGGCAGCAGCCCAGGgtggaaaagggtttttttactgGGGAGGCTCCCGGTGCCATCCCCATGGCACAAGGAGCCGGGACAGGGCTGAGGGGGCAGTGCCTTTATTCAGGATGGCACCCACGATGCTGCCCCCCAAATACGTGGGTCAGGGGTCCATCTCTGTGCCACTTGCACTccctccccagtgccaccccagcCCTACGGAtgtggctgggctggcagggctgggggcagctttgccccggggggggacaccgCTGCCCCAGCTGGTTCCTGTCACAAAGAGTGGGGGGGACGTGCCCCCTGACCTGGCGCTGGGATGCATCAGTCCTCGATGAGAGCTCTGCGCAGCTGCAGCTTCTTGGCGAGCTCGTCCTCCATGTCTGCACCACGGGGttgtggggggggagggatgaCTGCCTGGCAgaggacccaggcatccgggccccctccctttccccccccaagtGACCCCAGAGGGACCACTCTGCTCCACCACTtgtccccactgccccccagaGCAGGTGACAGGATCCAGGCATCCTGGCACCCCCCCACGTCCCCTCTTTCCAGgctccatccccctccccctccagGCACCCGGACCGCCCCCTCaccggggctgtggggtggcagcagggctctGCGGGGGGCAGGACGGGGCACCAAGCTCAAGGGGGCTTCCTCATTTGTGGAGAAGGGCAGGGGTCAGCATGGGGGTGcacccctccctgcctcagtttccccaagccCAGGTGGCCTCACCCTGCTTGTTCATGTAGGTCTGCTTCTCTGGGATGGCCCCAAATGGGGGGCGTCCCTCAGGCCCCCGCGGGGACTGCAGCACAGGGCGATGGGGGCTCGAGGATGGCTTCAGTGCGCTGAGCCGACGGGGCTGGGGTgtgggggcagccggggggggctcGCACACCCTCTGGGTCTCCTCTGCATTCTCACCATCCATCTCCACGAACTCTGGAGCAGAGCAAAGGGGGTGTCACAGActctctgcctgcccctgacatgtccgtcccccccccaagACCTCCAGTGCCAGCCTGTGACACCCCAGCACCTCTGCCCCTCCCAGTACCATTCCGCAGCACCCCAACGCTCAGGCAACTCTCCAGCAGTCCCCAGAGATCCTGCCCCTAGATGCCCTCCACCACCCATAACTGCTGCCACCACTGTCCTGCAAGACCCGCTCCCTCCCAGACCCTGCTGAGCACGCGGACCCTCCCGTAGTCCCCCCCAGAGTCCCCCCCCAAGCCCACCGAGCCGTGAGCTGTACTCCCggtgcaggggctgcaggctgcCCTTGCTGCTCTCCACGAAGTACTGCACCACCTCAGCCAGCGAGGAGCAGCGAtgctgggggggacacggtgtCACTTGGGGGTACACCCCCATGGGTCCCCCCATTCACAGCCCACAGCTCCTGGGCCCTGGGAGGGTCCCAACCCTTTGGGGTGTCACAGTCGCTTAGGGACACCAGTCCTTTGTGTCCCAGCCCTTTTTGGGGGTCCTTGTACTTTTGGGGTCCCAGTCCCTTGGGTCCCACCGTCCCAGCTGTGAGGGGGGTTCAGATCCTTGAGTATCCCAGCCCTTAGGGGTCCCAGTCCCTTGGGTATCCCAGCCCTTTTGGGGGTCCCAGTCCCTTGGGTATCAGCCCTCAGGGGGTCCCAGTTCCTTAGGGGTCCCAGTCCCTTGGGTATCCCAGCCCCTTGGGTATCAGCCCTCAGGGGGTCCCAGTTCCTTAGGGGTCCCAGTCCCTTGGGTACCAGCCCTTTTGGGGCTCCCAGCCTTTTTGGGGTCCCAGTTCCCAGGGTTCCTTGCACTGGGGGGTCCCAGCTCCTTGGGGGGCCCAGGCTGTGGGGTGCCCAGCCTTGGGGTTGCCCAGACACCATGGGTGCCTGTTCCTTGGGTGCCAGTCCTTGTGGGTCTCGGGCCCCAAGTGTTGCTGGGGGTCCCTTGAATCCCAGCCTGGGGGTCCCAGCCCTTGTGGGGCCCGTCCCAGGGACTCAGGTGAGTGCCTGGGgaggggtccctgtccccagggccagcccCGCTATGCCCCATGTCACTCACCTGCGTGTCCACATCGATGATGTAGCCCTGGTCCACGTGGTTCACCCTGTAGTGCCTCAGCAGCACCATGCTGCCGCGGGGGCTGCATCAGCGGGGGCCACCACCCCTCACCCAGGGACCTGTGCCCCAGGGCCACCCCTCAGATTGGCACCCGTACCCCATGGGGACCCTCAACCTGGGGGGACACGCCTTGCATAGGGACCTGCACCCCAGGGACACCCCTCACATGGGGACCATTGCCCTGGGGCCACCCCTTGCAGAGGGACTCTGACCCTGGGGGGACACCACTCACATGGGCAcctgcaccctggggacacccctccCATTGGGACCTGTGCACTGGGACCACCTCTTGCACAAGTACCCACGTCCTGGGGACACTCCTTGCATGGGGACGCACCCTGATGCCACCTCTCACAAGGAGCCCCATTGCCAGGAGGAGACCCCTTACACAGGGACCTGCACCCCAGGGACAACCCTCAAATGGGCACCCGCACTCCACAGGGACCCTTGCCCTGGGGCCACCCCTCACATGGGGACCCTCGCCCTTTGGGGGCACCCCTCACACGGGGACCTGTGCACTGGGGCCACCTCTTGCATGGACCCTCACATGGGGACACAGAGCCTGATGCCACCCCTTGCATGATGACCCACACCCAGGGGGACACCCCTTGCCCAGGGACCAGTGCTGTGATGCgacccgtccctgtccccagacagtgCCCCCCACTCACCCGTTCATCTCCTGGCGCGTGGTGACAGAGACACCCTGGCCGTGTCCCCTGGGGCGCAGCACCATGTTCCCCCTGCCCACACTCCGCTCCAGCAGCCCCTCGGCCTCGAGGCGCGTCACCTCAAAGAAGCAgctgggcaccctggggacagccctgccttGTCACCCCCCCGCCCTGTGAGGCCACCCTgagccacccagagccctccccaAGCTGTGCCACCCAAGCCATGCTGGtccccagtgcatcccagtgAGGATGCAGAGCCCCCCCGACTCACGGGGACAGCGGTGGCTTGGGGGCACCAGGGgtggccggggggctgcgggtggCAGGGGACCTGGGGATGGCCCGTCGGTCCCACTCCTCGCGCAGGGCCTCCGAGAGCTGGAAGAGGTGgccgggcagcagtgccaggtCGGTGGGGACCTTCATCTGTGGCGGAGGCAGGACATGGGCCGCAATGGGCACAGTGAGGTCACTgtcaccgggaccccccccagtgccccatgCCCACCTCCACCATGGTCAGGATGAATCCCCGCCACATTTCCTGCGCTTCCCAGCTCTCcgcctgccagggacaagggggGTGATGTGAAGGTGACCTGTCCCCTGCGCCCTCTGTGTCCCCATATGCTGTTCCTTGTggccccctgcccccagcctctgCATCCCCCTAAGCCTGTCCCCTGCATGCCACCACCCCgtccctctgctcctgcacccCCTGTACCCCCAAATccagcccccagtgcccccctgctccccagtccCCAAatcctgtcccctctgccccctgtACCCCCAAATccagcccccagtgcccccatgtccccccagtCCCCAAatcctgtcccctctgtcccctcaaatcctgccccccgtgccccccagccctGGATGTTGTGCCTCCCCCCATGCCCCTGTTGCCCCCTGCACCCTCAaaccctgtccccagccccctctgtcccccaaCACCCCACCCCTGAGTCCCTCCCAGACCcgcctctgccctgcctggcaccAACCGTGTCCCTCTGCCACCCTGTGCTCCTAGCCCCCCCACATGCCCGCAACACCTGCCAGTGCCCCCCCGTGGGATGCCCCTCACCTTCAGCGTCAccttctgtccctgtccccgcagctGGAGGATAAGgtccccgcccttggcccacacGGCCACCAGCTTGCTCAGGTCCAGCACCtccaggggctgggggcacctgAGTGTGGGCCCCCCTGCCACCACAGACACGAGCGCGCCAGgcctcagccccctcccagccACCCGTTCCCCTGCCCCATGCTGGGCTCCCACCCTCACCTCCACAGGGGGTCCCAGCCTGGGGGACACTCCCCAGTGTCACCCAAAGGTCCCAGCCCAGGGGTGTCAACCCAGGGGGGTTCTGGCCCAGGGGTATCTCTGGAGTCCCAGCTTGGGGAGGGGTCCCACCTCGGGGGTCCCAGCTGGGGGGGTCTCAGGCTGAGGGTCCCACTCTGGGGGAGCCCACCCTGAGGGTGTCCTGGTGCACAGGTGTCTCTGGGGTCCCAGCCTAGAGCAGGGAGTCCCAATCCCGGGGTCCCACCTTGGGCATCCCAGCTCTAGAGGGTCCCGGGGGTCTCAGTCTGGGGGTTCCACCCTGGAGAAGCCCATCCTGAGGGGGTCCTGACCCAGGGGTGTCTCTGGGGTCCCAGCCTACAGGGGGGGTCCCAACCCTGTGGTCCCAGCCCCAGAGGGTCACAGCGGTCCCACACTGGGGCTCCCACTCTTGGGGGGGGCGGTCCTGGACTGGGAGTCCCACCTAGAGGTCCCATCCCAGGGGTCCCATCCCAGGGGTCCCAGCCCCAGGACTTCACAGCGGTACCAGGCTGGGGGTGCTCACCCAGAGGGCGTCCCAGACATGGGGGCCCCACCTGGGGCTGCCCACCCTGAGGGGGTCCGGGTCCAGGGGTGTCTCCAGCCTGGAGGGGTCCCACAGGAGGGTCCCAGCCTGGGGGTGTCCCACGGGTCCCGGCCAGGACAGCCCACTCGGTGtccccacccagggaccccccgTACCTCGCAGTCCCGGGGCTGCCTGTAGAAGGCGAGTGTGACCCCCCGCAGCCCGGCCCAGACCCTCCGGGAGACCTGGGGGCGGGATGGGACTCAGCTCCGCCGCCGGGTACCGGCACCGGGGCCTGCGGGGGACACCGGGACGCCCACACCGGGCGCCGCGAGGACGCACCGGCGCGGCCCCAGGGCGGCAGAGCGGACGCTGGGGGGAGGTCGATCCTGAGAGGGTCAGTGCCGGGGCTCGGTACGGGGGGGGGGGTGAACCCCGGTTGCCGGGGTCGGTCCCGGGGGGTGCGGACCCACCTGGTCCCACGGGCCCCGCTTCTCCAGGAAGCCCTCGTAGCTgtgctggggccggggccggggtcgGTCCCGCCGGGGCAGTGGCACCGGCCGGGCCATCTCCGCCCACcaccgccgcagccgccgccgccgccgccgcaggagCCGCAGgtgccgccgggccgggccggtcccTCCCGGACTGCGGGCATCGGGCAGCTCCACCCCGGGGCGGAGGGCACCGGGGTGGGGTTTCCCCAGCCGGGGTGCGGCAGGAGCGGGGGTGTCAGGGCACCGGCGCGGGTTTGTGGCACCGTGTCCCTCCCGGGTCGGCGCAGCAGGTGCAGGGTTGTGGccccccgggcggggcggggcggggcggggcgcgcgggccccccccccccatcacgtggcgccgccgtcgcGCGCACCGGGGGGaggcgggagcggcgggagcggcgcAAGCGGAGCATGGCAGGTACCGGCGGGCGCGCGCCGCCACCGACGCGCGCTCGCGCACGCACCGGGCAGAACACGCGCGCACGCACCGGGCACACGCGCGCGCAACACACACACCGCACACCCcgcacacgcgcgcgcacacgCACATGCACCTGCGTGTGCACACACCGCCCCTCcccgcgcacacgcgtgtgcaccgGCGCATGCGCACACCCACGCCAGTGCGCGGACCCCCGGGGCGCGCCTGCACGCGGCCGGGCACCACGGGCACCCCCGTGGGGGGGAACACGCCGGGACACCCACGGGATGGGGACACCCGTGGGGCAGGGGTAGGGACACCCTGGGACGtccgtggggcagggatggggacaccccgAGACACCCATGGGGCTGGGATAGAGACACCCACAGGATGGGGACACCTCGGGACACCGTGGTTCAGGGGTGGGGACACTCCGAGACATCCGTGGGGCAGAGACAGGGACGTTCTGGGACACCCGTGGGTCAGGGTGGGGAcacctctgtccctgtccccatctctggGTTCAGACCAGGCTCTGGGGACCTCCTGGGCCAGGAGAGtcttgtccctgtgtccccgtgtcccacagctgtgtccccatggccctgtgtccccgtgtccccaagtCCTCTATCGTCATGCCCCTTTGTCCTCACATGCCTGTGTCTCCCCCCAAcagtgtccccatccccctggccctgggccctcCTGTCCCCATGTCCATCCCCCCGTATCCTTGCATCCCCATGTCCACATCTTCCTGTCCCCATATCCCTGCGTATCCCTGTCCCAGTGTTGCCATCCACAGGCAGACACGAGGCTGGGGTGACCCAAGAGTGCTCTTG from the Rissa tridactyla isolate bRisTri1 chromosome 22, bRisTri1.patW.cur.20221130, whole genome shotgun sequence genome contains:
- the FSD1 gene encoding fibronectin type III and SPRY domain-containing protein 1 isoform X3 encodes the protein MSAPRAPPPDYNSQHAAGRDHAPRTTLPVAPRGWGGAGGAAPPLLVSAGPERRRGRPGMGDQESLRKIITTLAVKNEEIQNFIYSLKQMMQNVEANSSRAQEDLENEFQSLYALLDELKDQMLMKIKQDRASRTYELQAQLAACAKALESSEELLEAANQALGTANHHDFAQAAKQIKDSVTMAPAFRLSLKAKVSDNMSHLMVDFAQERRLLQALAFLPVPSTPEIDLAESLVADNCVTLAWRMPDEDSKIDHYVLEYRRTNFEGPPRAKEDQPWMVVEGIKTTEYTLSGLKFDMKYMNFRVRACNKAVAGEFSEPVTLETKAFMFRLDASTCHQNLRVEELSVEWDATGGKVQDVKAREKDGKGRTASPANSPARVVQSPKRMPSGRGGRDRFTAESYTVLGDTLIDGDDHYWEVRYDRDSKAFGVGVAYRSLGKFDQLGKTSASWCLHLNNWLQVSFSAKHANKAKVLDVPVPDCIGVYCNFHEGFLSFYNARTKQLLHTFKAKFTQPVLPAFMACRCPAR
- the FSD1 gene encoding fibronectin type III and SPRY domain-containing protein 1 isoform X1, with protein sequence MSAPRAPPPDYNSQHAAGRDHAPRTTLPVAPRGWGGAGGAAPPLLVSAGPERRRGRPGMGDQESLRKIITTLAVKNEEIQNFIYSLKQMMQNVEANSSRAQEDLENEFQSLYALLDELKDQMLMKIKQDRASRTYELQAQLAACAKALESSEELLEAANQALGTANHHDFAQAAKQIKDSVTMAPAFRLSLKAKVSDNMSHLMVDFAQERRLLQALAFLPVPSTPEIDLAESLVADNCVTLAWRMPDEDSKIDHYVLEYRRTNFEGPPRAKEDQPWMVVEGIKTTEYTLSGLKFDMKYMNFRVRACNKAVAGEFSEPVTLETKAFMFRLDASTCHQNLRVEELSVEWDATGGKVQDVKAREKDGKGRTASPANSPARVVQSPKRMPSGRGGRDRFTAESYTVLGDTLIDGDDHYWEVRYDRDSKAFGVGVAYRSLGKFDQLGKTSASWCLHLNNWLQVSFSAKHANKAKVLDVPVPDCIGVYCNFHEGFLSFYNARTKQLLHTFKAKFTQPVLPAFMVWCGSFHVSSGLQVPSTVKCLQKRNSTASSSNASLP
- the FSD1 gene encoding fibronectin type III and SPRY domain-containing protein 1 isoform X2, with protein sequence MPRGETTPPGLRFPSRPAAGAGRGAPLPLCWCRRGPSGGGAGPESLRKIITTLAVKNEEIQNFIYSLKQMMQNVEANSSRAQEDLENEFQSLYALLDELKDQMLMKIKQDRASRTYELQAQLAACAKALESSEELLEAANQALGTANHHDFAQAAKQIKDSVTMAPAFRLSLKAKVSDNMSHLMVDFAQERRLLQALAFLPVPSTPEIDLAESLVADNCVTLAWRMPDEDSKIDHYVLEYRRTNFEGPPRAKEDQPWMVVEGIKTTEYTLSGLKFDMKYMNFRVRACNKAVAGEFSEPVTLETKAFMFRLDASTCHQNLRVEELSVEWDATGGKVQDVKAREKDGKGRTASPANSPARVVQSPKRMPSGRGGRDRFTAESYTVLGDTLIDGDDHYWEVRYDRDSKAFGVGVAYRSLGKFDQLGKTSASWCLHLNNWLQVSFSAKHANKAKVLDVPVPDCIGVYCNFHEGFLSFYNARTKQLLHTFKAKFTQPVLPAFMVWCGSFHVSSGLQVPSTVKCLQKRNSTASSSNASLP
- the STAP2 gene encoding signal-transducing adaptor protein 2 isoform X3, whose amino-acid sequence is MARPVPLPRRDRPRPRPQHSYEGFLEKRGPWDQPLEVLDLSKLVAVWAKGGDLILQLRGQGQKVTLKAESWEAQEMWRGFILTMVEMKVPTDLALLPGHLFQLSEALREEWDRRAIPRSPATRSPPATPGAPKPPLSPVPSCFFEVTRLEAEGLLERSVGRGNMVLRPRGHGQGVSVTTRQEMNGMVLLRHYRVNHVDQGYIIDVDTQHRCSSLAEVVQYFVESSKGSLQPLHREYSSRLEFVEMDGENAEETQRVCEPPPAAPTPQPRRLSALKPSSSPHRPVLQSPRGPEGRPPFGAIPEKQTYMNKQDMEDELAKKLQLRRALIED
- the STAP2 gene encoding signal-transducing adaptor protein 2 isoform X4, which codes for MARPVPLPRRDRPRPRPQHSYEGFLEKRGPWDQVSRRVWAGLRGVTLAFYRQPRDCELSEALREEWDRRAIPRSPATRSPPATPGAPKPPLSPVPSCFFEVTRLEAEGLLERSVGRGNMVLRPRGHGQGVSVTTRQEMNGMVLLRHYRVNHVDQGYIIDVDTQHRCSSLAEVVQYFVESSKGSLQPLHREYSSRLEFVEMDGENAEETQRVCEPPPAAPTPQPRRLSALKPSSSPHRPVLQSPRGPEGRPPFGAIPEKQTYMNKQDMEDELAKKLQLRRALIED
- the STAP2 gene encoding signal-transducing adaptor protein 2 isoform X2, with amino-acid sequence MARPVPLPRRDRPRPRPQHSYEGFLEKRGPWDQVSRRVWAGLRGVTLAFYRQPRDCELRGQGQKVTLKAESWEAQEMWRGFILTMVEMKVPTDLALLPGHLFQLSEALREEWDRRAIPRSPATRSPPATPGAPKPPLSPVPSCFFEVTRLEAEGLLERSVGRGNMVLRPRGHGQGVSVTTRQEMNGMVLLRHYRVNHVDQGYIIDVDTQHRCSSLAEVVQYFVESSKGSLQPLHREYSSRLEFVEMDGENAEETQRVCEPPPAAPTPQPRRLSALKPSSSPHRPVLQSPRGPEGRPPFGAIPEKQTYMNKQDMEDELAKKLQLRRALIED
- the STAP2 gene encoding signal-transducing adaptor protein 2 isoform X1; the encoded protein is MARPVPLPRRDRPRPRPQHSYEGFLEKRGPWDQVSRRVWAGLRGVTLAFYRQPRDCEPLEVLDLSKLVAVWAKGGDLILQLRGQGQKVTLKAESWEAQEMWRGFILTMVEMKVPTDLALLPGHLFQLSEALREEWDRRAIPRSPATRSPPATPGAPKPPLSPVPSCFFEVTRLEAEGLLERSVGRGNMVLRPRGHGQGVSVTTRQEMNGMVLLRHYRVNHVDQGYIIDVDTQHRCSSLAEVVQYFVESSKGSLQPLHREYSSRLEFVEMDGENAEETQRVCEPPPAAPTPQPRRLSALKPSSSPHRPVLQSPRGPEGRPPFGAIPEKQTYMNKQDMEDELAKKLQLRRALIED